The Variovorax paradoxus genome window below encodes:
- a CDS encoding CoA transferase produces MNPTSTPREASGPLAGLRVLEFAGLGPAPFACMLLSDMGADVITIDRPARRLGDRSDITGRGRTVVLADLKDPGSRDEVLGLLARADVLVEGFRPGVMERLGLGPDEALRRNPRLVYGRMTGWGQHGPLAQAAGHDINYIALTGALHAIGPAGGAPVPPLNLVGDYGGGSLYLVVGILAALLESRRSGQGQVVDAAIVDGVNSLMSLFATSAMRGTFREERGTNALDGGAPYYGSYATADGRHVCIGPIEPQFFAELCERLGVDPALRDAQHDRARWPALRAEFERLFRTRDRDEWTALFDGSDACVAPVLALSEAPAHPHHGAREAFVDVEGVRQPAPAPRFSRTPSRVQGPAAREATPAARVLARWA; encoded by the coding sequence ATGAATCCCACCTCCACTCCCCGCGAGGCCAGCGGCCCGCTCGCCGGCCTGCGCGTCCTCGAGTTCGCCGGCCTCGGGCCCGCGCCCTTCGCCTGCATGCTGCTGTCGGACATGGGCGCCGACGTGATCACCATCGACCGCCCCGCGCGCCGCCTTGGCGACCGCAGCGACATCACGGGCCGCGGCCGCACCGTGGTGTTGGCCGACCTCAAGGACCCCGGCTCGCGTGACGAGGTACTCGGCCTGCTCGCGCGCGCCGACGTGCTGGTCGAGGGCTTCCGGCCCGGCGTGATGGAGCGCCTGGGCCTGGGCCCCGACGAGGCGCTGCGGCGCAATCCGCGGCTGGTCTACGGCCGCATGACGGGCTGGGGCCAGCACGGCCCGCTCGCGCAGGCCGCGGGCCACGACATCAACTACATCGCGCTGACCGGCGCGCTGCATGCCATCGGCCCGGCCGGTGGCGCGCCGGTGCCGCCGCTGAACCTGGTGGGCGATTACGGTGGTGGCAGCCTCTACCTCGTCGTCGGCATCCTGGCCGCGCTGCTCGAAAGCCGGCGCTCGGGGCAGGGCCAGGTGGTCGACGCGGCCATCGTCGACGGCGTGAACTCGCTGATGAGCCTGTTCGCCACCAGTGCGATGCGTGGCACCTTCCGCGAGGAACGCGGCACCAATGCGCTCGACGGCGGCGCGCCCTACTACGGCAGCTACGCCACCGCCGACGGCCGCCATGTCTGCATCGGGCCGATCGAGCCGCAGTTCTTCGCCGAGCTGTGCGAGCGCCTGGGCGTCGACCCCGCGCTGCGCGACGCGCAGCACGACCGCGCGCGCTGGCCCGCGCTGCGCGCCGAGTTCGAGCGGCTGTTCCGCACCCGCGACCGCGACGAGTGGACCGCACTGTTCGACGGCAGCGATGCCTGCGTCGCGCCCGTGCTCGCGCTGAGCGAGGCGCCCGCGCATCCGCACCACGGCGCGCGCGAGGCCTTCGTCGATGTCGAAGGCGTGCGGCAGCCGGCACCGGCGCCGCGTTTCTCGCGCACGCCGTCGCGGGTGCAGGGGCCGGCGGCGCGCGAGGCGACGCCGGCTGCGCGGGTTCTCGCGCGCTGGGCCTGA
- a CDS encoding error-prone DNA polymerase, translating into MQLPEYAELKCVSNFSFLRGASQPEELVERAKQLGYAALAITDECSLAGVVRAHVAAREHGLRLLIGSQFLVEPEPLDPNAIPFTLTVLACHLEGYGNLSQFITKLRRASEKGAYRLPIAEIQGSELEDCVVLASPRRMATPAQLQWLGGWLLRQFLGRCWLAVEKLRLLDDEMWLYRLSQVGKDMEIPLVAAGDVHFHVRSRKPLQDVMTATRLRKPLTECGLDLQPNAERHLRTRLRLAQTYGAELLAQTLEVVERCSFSLDELRYQYPDEVVPEGATPASHLRRITYEGAGRRWPDGIPARIQTQIEHELALIADLRYEHYFLTVADIVAFARSRHILCQGRGSAANSVVCYCTGVTEVDPGRMSVLFERFISRQRNEPPDIDVDFEHERREEVLQYLYAKYGRERAAITGVVISYRPKSAIRDVGKALGMSLEIVDALAKGHQWWDGGEVRPERLQEIGLSMESLQVRQLMHLTAQLIGFPRHLSQHTGGFVLTKGLLCRMVPIENASMPHRTVIEWDKDDLDALGLLKVDCLALGMLTAIRKALDFIGQRKACVFGMQDIPAEDSATYDMICKADTVGVFQIESRAQMSMLPRLKPRCFYDLVIEVAIVRPGPIQGGMVHPYLDRRQGREPVVYPSEALKEALGRTLGVPVFQEQVMQISILAAGFTPGEADGLRRSMAAWRRKGGLEHYHAKIVNGMTARGYEESFAKAIFEQIKGFSEYGFPESHAASFALLVYASCWIKCHHPAEFLAAMLNSQPLGFYSPSQLVQDARRHHVEVRPVDVMYSDIDCTLEDLAHQPAVRLGLRMIGGLAAASAQRIVQARELQVFDSAQDLALRAELQVHEMKLLAAADALLSLSGHRRQQVWEAAGLRAAPELLRNAPVDEEFLELEPAPEGEEIVFDHASTGLSLRRHPLALLRERLARRGLATSQDLEAVENGEQVSYCGIVTLRQQPETAKGTIFVSLEDETGVVQVIVWKGLRELQRRELLGARLMAVHGTWQREGAVKNLIAGRIEDLTPLLGRLAASATSRDFR; encoded by the coding sequence ACGCTGACCGTGCTGGCCTGCCACCTGGAGGGCTACGGCAATCTCTCCCAATTCATCACCAAGCTGCGCCGCGCGTCCGAAAAAGGCGCCTATCGGCTGCCCATCGCCGAGATCCAGGGCTCGGAACTCGAAGACTGCGTGGTGCTGGCTTCGCCCCGGCGCATGGCAACGCCGGCGCAGCTGCAGTGGCTCGGAGGCTGGCTGCTGCGCCAGTTCCTGGGGCGCTGCTGGCTGGCGGTGGAAAAGCTGCGGCTGCTCGACGACGAGATGTGGCTGTACCGGCTGAGCCAGGTGGGCAAGGACATGGAGATTCCTCTCGTCGCGGCGGGCGATGTCCACTTCCATGTGCGATCGCGCAAGCCCTTGCAGGACGTGATGACGGCCACACGCCTGCGCAAGCCGCTGACGGAATGCGGACTCGATCTGCAGCCCAATGCGGAGCGACATCTGCGCACCCGGCTGCGGCTTGCGCAAACCTACGGCGCCGAGCTGCTCGCGCAGACGCTCGAGGTGGTCGAACGCTGCAGTTTCAGCCTTGACGAGTTGCGCTATCAGTATCCCGACGAGGTTGTGCCCGAAGGCGCAACGCCGGCAAGCCATCTGCGCCGGATCACCTACGAAGGAGCGGGGCGCCGCTGGCCCGACGGCATTCCAGCCAGGATCCAGACGCAGATCGAGCACGAGCTCGCGCTGATCGCCGACCTGCGCTACGAACACTACTTCCTCACGGTGGCCGACATCGTGGCCTTCGCGCGCTCCCGACACATCCTCTGCCAAGGGCGCGGCAGTGCCGCCAACAGCGTGGTCTGCTACTGCACGGGTGTCACGGAGGTCGACCCTGGTCGCATGAGCGTTCTCTTCGAGCGCTTCATCTCCAGGCAGCGCAACGAGCCACCGGACATCGATGTCGACTTCGAGCACGAGCGGCGAGAAGAGGTCTTGCAGTATCTGTACGCCAAGTACGGACGCGAGCGCGCCGCCATCACGGGCGTGGTGATCAGCTACAGGCCGAAGAGCGCGATCCGCGATGTGGGCAAGGCCCTGGGCATGTCGCTCGAGATCGTCGACGCGCTCGCCAAGGGACACCAGTGGTGGGACGGCGGCGAGGTTCGCCCGGAGCGTTTGCAGGAGATCGGCCTGTCGATGGAATCATTGCAGGTTCGACAGCTGATGCACCTGACCGCGCAGCTGATCGGATTCCCTCGGCACCTGAGCCAGCACACCGGCGGTTTCGTGCTCACCAAGGGACTGTTGTGTCGCATGGTGCCCATCGAGAACGCATCGATGCCCCATCGCACCGTGATCGAGTGGGACAAGGACGACCTCGACGCGCTCGGCCTGCTGAAGGTGGATTGCCTGGCCCTGGGCATGTTGACGGCGATCCGCAAGGCGCTCGATTTCATCGGCCAGCGCAAGGCGTGCGTGTTCGGCATGCAGGACATTCCCGCGGAGGACAGTGCCACCTACGACATGATCTGCAAGGCCGACACCGTCGGCGTCTTCCAGATCGAGAGTCGCGCGCAGATGAGCATGCTGCCGCGACTGAAGCCGCGTTGCTTCTACGACCTGGTCATCGAGGTCGCCATCGTGCGCCCGGGCCCCATCCAGGGCGGCATGGTGCATCCGTACCTCGATCGTCGCCAGGGCAGGGAACCCGTGGTCTACCCGAGCGAGGCACTGAAGGAAGCGTTGGGCCGCACCCTCGGCGTGCCGGTGTTCCAGGAGCAGGTGATGCAGATCTCGATCCTGGCGGCCGGCTTCACTCCCGGGGAGGCCGATGGCCTGCGCCGTTCCATGGCCGCCTGGCGGCGCAAGGGAGGGCTCGAGCACTATCACGCGAAGATCGTCAACGGCATGACGGCGCGCGGTTATGAAGAGAGCTTCGCCAAGGCCATCTTCGAGCAGATCAAGGGATTCAGCGAATACGGCTTTCCGGAGAGCCATGCGGCGTCCTTCGCGCTCCTGGTCTATGCGAGCTGCTGGATCAAGTGCCATCACCCGGCCGAGTTCCTCGCCGCCATGCTCAACTCGCAACCGCTGGGCTTCTATTCGCCGTCGCAACTCGTGCAGGATGCGAGGCGCCACCACGTCGAGGTGCGACCCGTCGACGTGATGTACAGCGACATCGACTGCACGCTGGAGGACCTGGCGCACCAACCCGCGGTGCGCCTCGGCTTGCGGATGATCGGTGGCTTGGCTGCCGCTTCGGCGCAGCGCATCGTTCAGGCCCGCGAGCTGCAGGTCTTCGACAGCGCGCAAGACCTTGCCCTTCGTGCTGAGCTGCAGGTGCACGAGATGAAGCTGCTGGCCGCCGCGGATGCATTGCTGAGCCTCTCGGGCCATCGACGCCAGCAAGTCTGGGAGGCGGCGGGGCTGCGAGCCGCGCCCGAGCTGCTGCGCAATGCCCCGGTCGATGAGGAGTTTCTCGAGCTCGAGCCGGCACCGGAAGGCGAGGAGATCGTGTTCGACCATGCGTCCACCGGCCTGAGCCTGCGCAGGCATCCGCTGGCCCTCCTGCGCGAGCGCCTGGCGCGTCGAGGGCTGGCCACGTCGCAGGACCTGGAAGCCGTGGAAAACGGCGAGCAAGTGAGCTACTGCGGGATCGTGACCTTGCGCCAGCAGCCGGAGACCGCGAAAGGGACGATCTTCGTGTCGCTCGAGGACGAGACCGGCGTGGTGCAGGTGATCGTCTGGAAAGGGCTGCGCGAACTGCAACGCCGGGAACTGCTCGGCGCGCGCCTCATGGCCGTGCACGGGACCTGGCAGCGCGAAGGAGCGGTCAAGAATCTCATCGCGGGCCGGATCGAGGATCTCACGCCGTTGCTGGGCAGGCTCGCTGCGTCGGCGACGAGTCGGGATTTTCGCTGA
- a CDS encoding FAD-dependent oxidoreductase, whose amino-acid sequence MPESARTEGPEGYTCDLLVIGAGAGGMSAALSAALMGLDVVLCEAGEQVGGTTATSAGTLWVPGNAQGAAAGFADSAAEAARYLDAILGADDPRGLRAAYLASAPEAIAFLEARSELRFASAGRHPDYLALPGAAVAGRALSPLPFDGRRLGRDFERIRAPMPEFMVLGGMMANKADVQALAYRWRSVANFRHAARLVLRHARDRLTHARGTRLVLGNALVARLYFSLRQAGVRVRFGMRLRQLEISARRVTGGMFEHEGSTRHIASRLGVVLATGGVGHHAALRAQLAPAGVSPRTLRPQSFEGNRGDGLDAALRAGARLERHRGNFFWQPVSLAPRASGEPGLFPHLYLDRAKPGLIAVDADGHRFVDESASYHHFVEALLARMRPGATTPPAWLVCDAAFVRAYGLGTIPPGTRASALRRHEASGYLVLAHSIDALATRLGIDARTLAATVSRHNRHAEAGEDPDFGKGSTELGRFNGDAAHAPNPCLGPIAQPPFCALAVWPGEAASSAGLATDADGAVLDTDGQPIAGLYACGNDMASIMRGAYPGPGITLGPAIVFGWRIARHAARQNPHTPSSSR is encoded by the coding sequence ATGCCTGAGTCCGCGCGCACCGAAGGCCCGGAAGGCTATACCTGCGACCTACTCGTGATCGGGGCCGGCGCGGGCGGCATGAGCGCCGCGCTCTCGGCCGCGCTCATGGGCCTCGACGTGGTGCTGTGCGAGGCCGGCGAGCAGGTCGGCGGCACCACCGCCACTTCGGCCGGCACGCTGTGGGTGCCGGGCAATGCGCAGGGCGCTGCCGCGGGCTTTGCCGACTCCGCCGCCGAGGCCGCGCGCTATCTCGACGCGATCCTCGGCGCGGACGATCCGCGCGGGCTGCGCGCAGCCTACCTCGCGAGCGCCCCCGAGGCGATCGCCTTCCTCGAGGCCCGTTCGGAACTGCGCTTCGCCTCGGCCGGCCGCCATCCCGACTATCTCGCGCTGCCCGGCGCGGCCGTGGCGGGACGCGCGCTCTCGCCGCTGCCCTTCGACGGCCGGCGGCTGGGCCGCGACTTCGAACGTATCCGCGCGCCGATGCCCGAGTTCATGGTGCTCGGCGGCATGATGGCCAACAAGGCCGACGTGCAGGCCCTGGCCTACCGCTGGCGCAGCGTCGCGAACTTCCGCCATGCCGCGCGGCTGGTGCTGCGCCATGCGCGCGACCGGCTCACGCATGCGCGCGGCACGCGCCTGGTGCTGGGCAATGCGCTCGTCGCGCGGCTGTACTTCAGCCTGCGCCAGGCCGGCGTGCGGGTGCGCTTCGGCATGCGGCTGCGGCAACTCGAGATCTCGGCGCGCCGCGTCACGGGTGGCATGTTCGAACACGAGGGATCGACGCGGCACATCGCGAGCCGCCTCGGCGTGGTGCTCGCCACCGGCGGTGTCGGCCATCACGCGGCGTTGCGGGCCCAGCTCGCGCCGGCCGGCGTGTCGCCGCGCACGCTGCGGCCGCAGTCCTTCGAAGGCAACCGCGGCGACGGCCTCGATGCCGCGCTGCGCGCGGGCGCGCGGCTCGAACGCCATCGGGGCAACTTCTTCTGGCAGCCCGTCTCGCTGGCACCGCGCGCCAGCGGCGAACCCGGGCTCTTCCCGCACCTGTACCTCGACCGCGCCAAGCCCGGGCTGATCGCGGTCGATGCCGACGGGCACCGCTTCGTCGACGAGAGCGCTTCGTACCACCACTTCGTCGAAGCCCTGCTCGCGCGCATGCGCCCCGGTGCAACGACGCCGCCGGCCTGGCTGGTCTGCGACGCGGCCTTCGTGCGCGCCTACGGCCTCGGCACGATCCCGCCCGGCACGCGCGCGAGCGCGCTGCGGCGGCACGAGGCCTCGGGCTATCTCGTGCTTGCCCACAGCATCGACGCACTGGCCACGCGGCTGGGCATCGATGCGCGCACGCTGGCCGCCACCGTCTCGCGCCACAACCGCCATGCCGAAGCCGGCGAGGACCCGGACTTCGGCAAGGGCAGCACCGAGCTCGGCCGCTTCAACGGCGATGCGGCGCATGCGCCCAACCCCTGCCTCGGCCCGATCGCGCAGCCGCCGTTCTGCGCGCTGGCGGTCTGGCCCGGCGAAGCCGCATCGAGCGCGGGTCTGGCCACCGATGCCGACGGGGCCGTGCTCGACACGGACGGGCAGCCGATCGCGGGCCTCTACGCCTGCGGCAACGACATGGCCTCGATCATGCGCGGCGCCTATCCGGGACCGGGCATCACGCTCGGACCCGCGATCGTGTTCGGCTGGCGCATCGCGCGGCATGCGGCACGACAGAACCCCCACACACCTTCCTCTTCACGATGA
- a CDS encoding MHS family MFS transporter has product MTTSATANTAPRAEERPASSTSPRRVAAASLVGTTLEFYDHFVFGTAAALVFPKLFFPQTDPFVATILSLLSYGIAFVARPVGAAIFGSLGDKLGRRFVLVSTLLVMGLSTFLIGLLPTYEHVGLLAPLLLAVLRFAQGLALGGEWGGAALMVNEFDASGRRRGFYGSLVQVASPIGVLIANAMFGFMNTVTTDAQFMDWGWRVPFLASILLVGIGYFIRRTIEESPVFKSLEKSDHKAEAPLAETLRKHWHQVLLAIGVRAGEGVIWYVFSLLLLIYVPNRLGLPRQVALNAVLWGAAVGVVAIPLFGALSDRFGRKPMLLLGVAASIVWSFAYFPLLETRNPSLVVLAAVIGMVCQASLWAPLAAFIPDMFESRVRCTGASLGFQLAGVFGGALAPSICVWLLDRFDSPLSISIYCTLGLLLIGVCVAKAKVQR; this is encoded by the coding sequence ATGACGACATCCGCCACGGCGAACACCGCCCCGCGCGCCGAAGAACGGCCCGCATCCTCGACCAGCCCGCGGCGCGTCGCCGCCGCGAGCCTGGTCGGCACCACGCTGGAGTTCTACGACCACTTCGTCTTCGGCACGGCGGCGGCGCTGGTGTTTCCGAAGCTGTTCTTCCCGCAGACCGATCCCTTCGTCGCGACCATCCTGTCGCTGCTGTCGTACGGCATCGCCTTCGTCGCGCGGCCGGTGGGGGCTGCGATCTTCGGCTCGCTGGGCGACAAGCTCGGCCGGCGCTTCGTGCTGGTCTCGACCCTGTTGGTCATGGGCCTGTCGACCTTCCTGATCGGGCTGCTGCCGACCTACGAGCATGTCGGGCTGCTCGCGCCGCTGCTGCTGGCGGTGCTGCGCTTCGCCCAAGGGCTCGCGCTGGGCGGCGAATGGGGCGGGGCGGCGCTGATGGTCAACGAGTTCGATGCCAGCGGCCGCCGCCGCGGCTTCTACGGCAGCCTGGTGCAGGTAGCGAGCCCGATCGGCGTGCTGATCGCCAATGCGATGTTCGGCTTCATGAACACGGTGACCACCGATGCGCAGTTCATGGACTGGGGCTGGCGCGTGCCCTTCCTCGCGAGCATCCTGCTCGTGGGCATCGGCTATTTCATCCGCCGCACGATCGAGGAATCCCCGGTCTTCAAGAGCCTCGAGAAGAGCGACCACAAGGCCGAGGCCCCACTCGCCGAGACACTGCGCAAGCACTGGCACCAGGTGCTGCTGGCGATCGGGGTGCGCGCCGGCGAGGGCGTCATCTGGTACGTGTTCTCGCTGCTGCTGCTGATCTACGTGCCGAACCGGCTCGGCCTGCCGCGGCAGGTGGCCTTGAATGCCGTGCTGTGGGGCGCGGCGGTCGGCGTGGTTGCGATCCCGCTGTTCGGTGCGCTGTCCGACCGCTTCGGCCGCAAGCCGATGCTGCTGCTCGGCGTGGCCGCGTCGATCGTCTGGTCGTTCGCGTACTTTCCGCTGCTGGAGACGCGCAATCCCTCGCTGGTGGTGCTCGCCGCGGTGATCGGCATGGTCTGCCAGGCTTCGCTGTGGGCGCCGCTCGCGGCCTTCATCCCCGACATGTTCGAGTCCAGGGTGCGGTGCACGGGCGCATCGCTGGGCTTCCAGCTCGCGGGCGTCTTCGGCGGCGCGCTCGCGCCCAGCATCTGCGTCTGGCTGCTCGACCGCTTCGACAGTCCGCTGTCGATCTCGATCTACTGCACCCTCGGCCTGCTGCTGATCGGCGTCTGCGTGGCGAAGGCGAAGGTGCAGCGATGA
- a CDS encoding polysaccharide deacetylase family protein, whose amino-acid sequence MSEAVRDFIGYGRARPDFEWPGGRRVALSVVVNYEEGAENCVLEGDTFSEVLNSDVSGATARAGRRNLVVESHYEYGSRAGHWRILDLLAECRVPATYFAVSGALEKHPEAARSIVEAGHEVVSHGARWIDYDEVPEATERAHMVRSLDVLERLCGERPVGWYTGRVSPRTRMLAVEQGLQYDSDAYNDDLPYWTRVDGKPHLVLPYSFDCNDMRFASAPGFDTPDDFTDHLRRTLACLRREGRRQASMMSIGLHLRLAGRPGRTEALREFLLAASEFPDVWFCRRRDIAQFWRHRFPATP is encoded by the coding sequence ATGAGCGAGGCGGTGCGCGACTTCATCGGCTACGGGCGCGCGCGTCCCGACTTCGAATGGCCGGGCGGGCGACGCGTTGCGCTCAGCGTGGTCGTCAACTACGAGGAGGGCGCGGAGAACTGCGTGCTCGAGGGCGACACTTTCTCGGAGGTGCTCAACAGCGACGTGTCGGGCGCGACGGCGCGCGCCGGGCGCCGCAACCTGGTGGTGGAGTCGCACTACGAATACGGCAGCCGGGCCGGCCACTGGCGCATCCTCGACCTGCTCGCCGAATGCCGGGTGCCGGCGACCTACTTCGCGGTGTCGGGCGCGCTCGAGAAGCATCCCGAGGCCGCGCGATCGATCGTCGAGGCCGGACACGAGGTGGTCTCGCACGGCGCGCGCTGGATCGACTACGACGAGGTGCCCGAGGCAACCGAGCGCGCGCACATGGTTCGTTCGCTCGACGTGCTCGAGCGCCTGTGCGGCGAACGCCCGGTCGGCTGGTACACCGGCCGCGTCAGCCCGCGCACGCGCATGCTGGCCGTCGAGCAGGGACTGCAGTACGACTCGGATGCCTACAACGACGACCTGCCGTACTGGACGCGCGTCGACGGCAAGCCGCATCTGGTGCTGCCCTACAGCTTCGACTGCAACGACATGCGCTTCGCCTCGGCGCCGGGCTTCGACACGCCCGACGACTTCACCGACCACCTGCGGCGCACGCTCGCCTGCCTGCGGCGCGAAGGCCGCCGGCAGGCGTCGATGATGTCGATCGGCCTGCACCTGCGCCTGGCCGGGCGGCCCGGGCGCACGGAGGCGCTGCGCGAGTTCCTGCTCGCAGCCTCCGAATTCCCCGATGTCTGGTTCTGCCGCCGGCGCGACATCGCGCAGTTCTGGCGGCATCGCTTTCCGGCCACGCCATGA
- a CDS encoding acetyl-CoA acetyltransferase — protein sequence MTNRTLRGRVAVVGIGETTYYRHGQSPDAEFKLALKAILAACADAGLDPREIDGFASYSDDRSEASRLAAALGIHRLRSATMQWGGGGGGCAAAVANGAAAIAAGLADCVVVFRALAQGQHGRFGQVGGIDTISGEKAYLMPHGVLSPPQRFAMRVRRFMHEHGVRQEALRAIALASYHHAQANPRAVMHGKPLDAAKYDASRWIAEPFHLYDCCMENDGAAAIVLVAAERAKDFAHKPAYLLGAASGSGFRAGAHPHNAPRYASAGFDTVAPDLYAMAGIAPSDVGVVQSYENFTGGVAMALAEHGFFEPGEANDFLTLENLIAPTGRLPLNTSGGNLAECYMHGFELVLEAVRQVRGSSTSQAARSDIALVIGGPMVTPASDLLLASENVL from the coding sequence ATGACCAACCGCACGCTGCGCGGCCGGGTCGCCGTGGTCGGCATCGGCGAGACGACCTACTACCGCCACGGCCAGTCGCCCGACGCGGAATTCAAGCTCGCGCTCAAGGCCATCCTCGCCGCCTGCGCCGACGCGGGCCTCGATCCGCGCGAGATCGACGGCTTCGCCTCGTACAGCGACGACCGCAGCGAGGCCTCGCGGCTGGCGGCCGCGCTGGGCATCCACCGACTGCGCTCGGCCACCATGCAGTGGGGCGGCGGTGGCGGCGGCTGCGCGGCGGCGGTGGCCAATGGCGCGGCCGCCATCGCGGCCGGGCTGGCCGACTGCGTGGTCGTGTTCCGCGCGCTCGCGCAGGGCCAGCACGGGCGCTTCGGCCAGGTCGGCGGCATCGACACCATCTCCGGCGAGAAGGCCTACCTCATGCCCCACGGCGTGCTCTCGCCACCGCAGCGCTTCGCAATGCGCGTGCGCCGCTTCATGCACGAGCACGGCGTGCGGCAGGAGGCGCTGCGCGCCATCGCCCTTGCCTCCTACCACCATGCGCAGGCCAATCCGCGCGCCGTGATGCACGGCAAGCCGCTCGATGCCGCGAAGTACGACGCCTCGCGCTGGATCGCCGAGCCCTTCCACCTGTACGACTGCTGCATGGAGAACGACGGCGCCGCCGCGATCGTGCTGGTGGCGGCCGAGCGCGCGAAGGACTTCGCGCACAAGCCCGCCTACCTGCTCGGCGCGGCCTCGGGCTCGGGGTTTCGCGCCGGCGCCCATCCGCACAATGCGCCGCGCTATGCGAGCGCGGGCTTCGACACCGTGGCGCCCGACCTCTACGCGATGGCCGGCATCGCGCCGTCCGACGTGGGCGTGGTGCAGAGCTACGAGAACTTCACCGGCGGCGTGGCGATGGCGCTGGCCGAGCATGGCTTCTTCGAACCCGGCGAGGCCAACGACTTCCTCACGCTCGAGAACCTCATCGCCCCCACGGGCCGGCTGCCGCTCAACACCAGCGGCGGCAATCTCGCTGAGTGCTACATGCATGGCTTCGAGCTGGTGCTCGAGGCGGTGCGCCAGGTGCGCGGCAGCTCGACCAGCCAGGCGGCGCGCAGCGATATCGCGCTGGTGATCGGCGGCCCCATGGTCACGCCCGCGAGCGACCTGCTGCTGGCATCGGAGAACGTGCTGTGA
- a CDS encoding LysR family transcriptional regulator: MNITLRQIRAFLAVAEVGAFARAAERMHLSPSALSTLVKELEEQIGLRLFYRSTRVVQLTEAGAEFLPLARKALEDLEAAVAGSRALAEVKRGRVTVAASIVIAATLLPWVIQSFQQRHPGIQCILKDGFEETIRDQVRRGEVDLGVGTLVEGEPGLSEVTLYQDHLVALVPDGHPLAERGAVTWRELAKHPLISLSDQSPSRALADAAFDSVGLRPVPAHVATFSSTLISMVAAGMGVAALPVNVRQLSRRTCVQTRMLVRPTVKRNMGVYSRSDAELTPAANAFLKHMQAFVKSKGSLPDEAAVE; encoded by the coding sequence ATGAACATTACGCTGCGCCAGATCCGCGCCTTCCTCGCAGTGGCCGAGGTCGGCGCCTTCGCCCGCGCGGCTGAGCGCATGCACCTCTCGCCGTCCGCGTTGTCCACGCTGGTCAAGGAACTCGAGGAGCAGATCGGCCTGCGGCTGTTCTACCGCAGCACGCGCGTGGTCCAGCTGACCGAGGCGGGCGCCGAGTTCCTGCCGCTGGCGCGCAAGGCGCTCGAGGACCTCGAGGCCGCGGTCGCCGGATCGCGCGCGTTGGCCGAGGTCAAGCGCGGCCGGGTCACGGTGGCCGCCTCCATCGTGATCGCGGCCACGCTGCTGCCCTGGGTGATCCAGTCGTTCCAGCAGCGCCATCCGGGTATCCAGTGCATCCTCAAGGACGGCTTCGAGGAGACCATCCGCGACCAGGTGCGCCGCGGCGAGGTCGACCTCGGCGTCGGCACGCTGGTCGAAGGCGAGCCGGGACTCTCGGAGGTCACGCTCTACCAGGACCATCTGGTGGCGCTGGTGCCCGATGGCCATCCGCTCGCGGAGCGCGGCGCCGTCACCTGGCGCGAGCTGGCCAAGCATCCGCTGATCAGCCTGTCCGACCAGAGCCCGTCGCGCGCACTGGCCGACGCGGCCTTCGATTCCGTCGGCCTGCGGCCGGTGCCCGCGCATGTCGCGACCTTCTCGTCCACGCTGATCAGCATGGTGGCCGCGGGCATGGGCGTGGCCGCGCTGCCGGTCAACGTGCGCCAGCTCTCGCGCCGCACCTGCGTGCAGACGCGCATGCTGGTGCGCCCGACGGTCAAGCGGAACATGGGCGTCTATTCGCGCAGCGACGCGGAACTGACACCGGCGGCGAACGCCTTCCTGAAGCACATGCAGGCGTTCGTGAAATCGAAGGGGAGCTTGCCGGACGAGGCGGCGGTGGAATGA
- a CDS encoding OB-fold domain-containing protein — translation MNDTNDEKRYLPAGLPIPVSEPDGLSEPYWQGLREGVLRVQRCTHCGTWQFGPEWICHRCHAFDPAWVEVAPRGRIYSWERVWHPAHAALKDHGAYLVVLVELPGAGNVRMVGNLLGDPMQAVEIGAEVEGVFEHHPDAQPPYALLQWRHA, via the coding sequence GTGAACGACACGAACGACGAGAAACGCTACCTGCCCGCGGGCCTGCCGATCCCCGTGTCGGAGCCCGACGGATTGTCCGAACCCTACTGGCAAGGCCTGCGCGAGGGCGTGCTGCGCGTGCAGCGCTGCACGCACTGCGGCACCTGGCAGTTCGGCCCCGAGTGGATCTGCCACCGCTGCCATGCCTTCGATCCCGCCTGGGTCGAAGTCGCGCCGCGCGGCCGCATCTACAGCTGGGAGCGCGTGTGGCATCCGGCGCATGCGGCACTCAAGGACCATGGCGCCTACCTCGTGGTGCTGGTCGAGCTGCCCGGGGCCGGCAACGTGCGCATGGTCGGCAACCTGCTCGGCGATCCGATGCAGGCGGTGGAGATCGGCGCCGAGGTCGAGGGCGTGTTCGAACACCATCCGGATGCGCAGCCGCCGTACGCGCTGCTGCAGTGGCGGCATGCCTGA